One genomic region from Deltaproteobacteria bacterium encodes:
- a CDS encoding integron integrase has translation MNLLASFHRSTPLYVHIGINRLYFFGEVLELPLERMEEIVRAKQPRRLPVVMSRQEVSAVLEAMEGLPRLMAMVLYSAGLRLMECCRLRVKDLDFDSNQLIVRCGKGQKDRVTLLAAAVAEPLRAQLRFVREQHLEDLRRGAGNVELPLGLARKLPAAKQQLAWQWAFPATRTYRDRETGERRRHHLHETVLQRAVSEAARVAGLHKRITTHTFRHSFATHLLEDGYDIRTVQQLLGHRSVSTTMIYTHVLDRGPFAVRSPLDALGGDRPPAARTFDPFAATLAHPSGSRTSVQLSAGSPALSPSIQPGPAPRRYRLRRGRNAPSKSGRLDPEDF, from the coding sequence GTGAATCTTCTTGCGTCGTTCCATCGGAGCACTCCCCTATATGTCCACATTGGCATAAACCGCCTCTACTTCTTCGGCGAGGTGCTCGAGCTGCCCCTCGAGCGCATGGAGGAGATCGTCCGGGCCAAGCAGCCCCGCCGCCTCCCCGTCGTGATGAGCCGGCAGGAGGTGAGCGCCGTCCTCGAGGCGATGGAGGGCCTGCCGCGCCTCATGGCCATGGTCCTCTACAGCGCCGGCCTGCGCTTGATGGAGTGCTGCCGCCTGCGGGTGAAGGACCTCGACTTCGACTCCAACCAGCTGATCGTGCGCTGCGGCAAGGGCCAGAAGGACCGGGTCACGCTGCTGGCCGCGGCCGTGGCCGAGCCCCTGCGGGCGCAGCTACGCTTCGTCCGGGAGCAGCACCTCGAGGACCTGCGCCGGGGCGCCGGCAACGTCGAGCTGCCCCTCGGCCTCGCGCGCAAGCTGCCGGCCGCGAAGCAGCAGCTCGCCTGGCAGTGGGCGTTTCCCGCGACCCGCACCTACCGGGACCGCGAGACCGGCGAGCGGCGGCGCCACCACCTGCACGAGACGGTGCTTCAGCGGGCGGTCAGCGAGGCCGCTCGGGTGGCTGGCCTGCACAAGCGGATCACCACCCACACCTTCCGCCACAGCTTCGCCACCCACCTGCTCGAGGACGGCTACGACATCCGCACCGTGCAGCAGCTCCTCGGCCACCGCAGCGTCAGCACCACCATGATCTACACCCACGTCCTCGACCGTGGTCCCTTCGCCGTCCGCAGCCCCCTCGATGCCCTCGGGGGCGACCGCCCCCCGGCCGCGCGGACCTTCGACCCCTTCGCCGCGACCCTCGCCCACCCGTCCGGTTCCCGGACCTCGGTCCAGCTATCGGCCGGCTCCCCCGCCCTTTCTCCGTCCATCCAGCCCGGCCCCGCTCCCCGGCGCTACCGCCTGCGGAGGGGGCGCAACGCGCCTTCGAAGTCCGGGCGCCTGGACCCGGAGGACTTTTGA
- a CDS encoding helix-turn-helix domain-containing protein, giving the protein MERRKKIHLEKKGWKVGTVRELLELTDAESTYFEIKLRLSEHIRQGRKRKGLTQVQLAELVESSQSRVAKMEGGDPSVSIDLLIRTLLALGVTEQELGKVIAAT; this is encoded by the coding sequence ATGGAACGACGCAAGAAGATTCACCTCGAGAAGAAGGGATGGAAGGTCGGAACCGTGCGGGAGCTCCTCGAGCTCACCGACGCAGAGTCGACGTACTTCGAGATCAAGCTGCGCCTGAGCGAGCACATTCGTCAGGGGCGCAAACGGAAGGGACTGACGCAGGTCCAGCTGGCAGAGCTGGTCGAGTCCAGTCAGTCGCGAGTCGCGAAGATGGAGGGAGGCGATCCCTCGGTGTCGATCGACCTGCTCATCCGGACCTTGCTGGCGCTGGGGGTCACCGAGCAGGAGCTGGGCAAGGTGATCGCTGCCACCTGA